The following coding sequences lie in one Fimbriimonadaceae bacterium genomic window:
- a CDS encoding SBBP repeat-containing protein, protein MPSKTTYGTPSKLASMSSGKSAGLTYQERFIENRGQWDSEARFMGKSPGMDTWITETGVVYDIFRLRELNEPNNGPQIAKRSAPHYAKTGQVVRMGFAGGQPGTAQGQDAAPGKVGYILPNSGGGIATEAYSEAKVSGIYDGINLRMYFDNGSPRYDLIVLPGVDPSQIKLQFDGANSVKAVSGTTLEIGTNAGTLRMDGLYAYQMYGQAQVSVPASFSVSKAGTVSFVLGAYDRNKPLVIDPVVYSTLMGGTGSVDVMNDIAIDALGQAYVCGYATSATYPTSIGAYDETMVLSDGVVSKLLPDGSDLVFSTYIGGSGDDECWGIAIDATNNVYVCGQTTSANLDTSAGAFQTARQNAPAGPNFTPEDPLIPRLFADNADAFVAKLNPSGTARTWMTYLGGNRRDWARSVAVDSTGAVYVTGMTQSTSVNTPDNGFPFAAVPFPTTGGAIQTTMRGDGDAFLTKLNSTGTALVYSTFLGGTDTITPSAGPGTPWDDDLTHGDDDIGVSVKVDIDFFAYVCVQTSFTDAPTTPGSFDTIANGLDALVLKVATDGQSLSFGTFIGGNFSDQATDMDIDATGNVFITGPTNSFNYPRTVGAYDTTYNLGTDAFVTKLNRLGTGLVYSTFIGSNTTAVPWSIKVDDLNFAHIGGAVWQANTNTVQIPLTGAADQTVYNGPTNPLISPNGDAFLEVFNPTGSGLLYCSYWGGAGRESCNAIAVDGARNDYIAGWTTSATNVNPAFPTTPGAFKEAFPLDAIGEALPDGFVAKIKTRIPYTITGVTVTPNPIAGGNTATGTVTISAPASDAAVLVTITNDNNSIVTTPASALIPVGASSVDFTVQTSVNVSQDTTVKITCTIEGDSKFASLLVRPLFQALTLSNDTVVGGNPVGARVTLNFPAGPSGVTIGLTSSIPSLAQVPASVTVPAGELTAIFDVNTVGVSAPQSVDITAGFGGVLRTKTLTVIPARLFALSFAPNVLTGGLTTTGIVQLDGNAPNGGVVVALSSSDPAVQVPATVTITGQTQSASFSAPTQIVAINTSVTVTATLGADNRSAVVDVLYASLTSLGLAPDSLVGGNNSTGTVGLDRPATGAGVPIALSSNNPAVAAVPATVTIPAGAAFVNFTVTTARVSAITNVTITATRGSVVLNAVLQVRPMTFTMSIAPASMPGGNSATGTVTLIEAAPPGGIVVALSSNNAAATVPASITIPVGATTGTFTVSSVPVAVNTLVTITGDYFVGAVLTHTATANVNITAPTATNLTIAPSTVAGGQSATGTLTVSGPAPTGGLTATLSSNSGAAVVPASVTVPQGTTTASFQITTNAVAATTVATITATVNASNRQATLTILKASLTGISFDPSRVRGGFQTTQMTITLDAAAPPAGATVNLSQTNPNVANIPATVQVLPGQTSRTVTITTKRVSRTLTTLVTANYGGDEVSAALTATR, encoded by the coding sequence ATGCCAAGTAAGACTACTTACGGCACTCCGAGCAAGTTAGCCAGCATGTCGTCAGGCAAGAGTGCCGGACTGACCTATCAGGAGCGATTCATCGAAAACCGCGGACAGTGGGATTCGGAAGCGCGCTTTATGGGCAAGTCGCCAGGCATGGACACCTGGATTACAGAGACCGGAGTTGTCTACGATATTTTTAGGCTGAGAGAGCTTAACGAGCCCAACAACGGCCCACAGATAGCCAAGCGAAGTGCACCGCACTACGCGAAAACTGGTCAAGTGGTACGTATGGGCTTTGCCGGCGGACAGCCTGGAACGGCACAGGGTCAGGACGCTGCCCCCGGCAAAGTCGGTTACATCCTTCCCAACTCGGGCGGTGGTATCGCTACCGAAGCATATTCCGAAGCGAAAGTTTCCGGAATCTACGACGGTATCAACCTCAGGATGTACTTCGACAACGGTTCGCCGCGCTATGACCTGATCGTCCTCCCCGGCGTTGACCCCTCACAGATCAAGCTCCAATTCGATGGAGCCAACAGCGTAAAAGCTGTGAGTGGGACGACTCTCGAGATCGGAACGAACGCAGGCACGCTCCGCATGGACGGACTGTATGCGTACCAGATGTATGGCCAAGCACAAGTCTCGGTCCCTGCTTCTTTCTCCGTGAGCAAGGCGGGAACGGTCAGCTTCGTGCTCGGCGCTTACGATCGCAACAAGCCGCTTGTTATCGACCCGGTCGTGTATAGCACGCTCATGGGTGGTACGGGCTCCGTCGATGTCATGAACGACATCGCGATTGATGCCCTCGGACAAGCATACGTTTGCGGTTACGCGACCTCGGCAACTTATCCGACTTCGATCGGCGCTTACGACGAGACGATGGTTCTCTCCGATGGCGTCGTTTCAAAGCTGCTCCCCGATGGCTCCGATCTGGTTTTCTCGACCTACATCGGTGGTTCTGGAGACGACGAGTGTTGGGGCATCGCAATCGACGCAACCAACAACGTTTATGTTTGCGGTCAAACAACCTCGGCTAACCTCGACACAAGCGCGGGTGCATTCCAGACGGCTCGTCAGAACGCACCGGCTGGGCCGAACTTCACACCTGAGGATCCACTTATTCCTCGACTGTTCGCCGACAATGCTGACGCGTTCGTCGCAAAGCTGAACCCGTCCGGTACGGCCCGCACATGGATGACCTATCTTGGTGGTAACCGCCGAGACTGGGCACGTTCGGTTGCAGTGGATTCAACCGGTGCCGTATACGTCACCGGTATGACGCAGTCCACAAGCGTCAACACACCGGATAACGGCTTCCCATTCGCGGCTGTTCCGTTCCCCACCACAGGTGGAGCGATTCAGACAACGATGCGAGGCGACGGAGATGCGTTCCTTACTAAGCTGAACAGCACCGGAACAGCGCTGGTTTACAGCACGTTCCTCGGTGGAACAGACACCATCACCCCCTCTGCTGGCCCCGGCACGCCGTGGGACGATGACCTGACTCATGGCGACGATGACATCGGCGTCTCTGTTAAGGTCGATATCGACTTCTTCGCCTACGTTTGTGTTCAAACGTCGTTCACGGATGCTCCGACGACTCCCGGCTCGTTCGACACAATCGCTAACGGCCTCGACGCGCTTGTGCTCAAGGTTGCGACCGATGGTCAGAGCCTTTCGTTCGGAACGTTTATCGGCGGTAACTTCTCTGACCAAGCGACCGACATGGATATCGATGCAACCGGAAACGTATTTATTACGGGTCCGACGAATTCGTTCAACTATCCGCGAACAGTTGGCGCTTACGACACGACATACAACCTTGGAACAGACGCCTTCGTCACCAAGCTGAACCGGCTTGGCACAGGGCTGGTGTACTCGACCTTCATAGGTTCGAACACAACAGCGGTGCCGTGGTCGATCAAGGTCGACGACCTGAACTTCGCGCACATCGGTGGTGCAGTCTGGCAGGCAAACACCAACACTGTTCAAATCCCATTGACGGGCGCTGCAGATCAGACCGTCTATAACGGTCCGACGAACCCGCTGATCTCTCCGAACGGCGATGCATTCCTCGAAGTCTTCAACCCGACGGGTTCTGGACTCTTGTACTGTTCGTACTGGGGTGGTGCAGGGCGCGAGTCCTGTAATGCCATCGCAGTCGATGGTGCGAGAAACGACTACATCGCAGGTTGGACGACATCGGCTACGAACGTCAACCCGGCGTTCCCGACAACTCCCGGCGCCTTCAAAGAGGCGTTCCCGCTCGACGCGATCGGTGAGGCTCTGCCCGATGGCTTTGTCGCCAAGATCAAGACTCGAATCCCGTACACGATCACTGGCGTGACCGTGACGCCGAACCCAATCGCCGGTGGCAACACCGCGACAGGTACGGTAACGATCAGCGCACCAGCATCCGATGCTGCTGTTCTGGTGACGATCACGAACGACAACAACTCGATCGTGACGACTCCGGCTTCGGCCCTGATCCCTGTCGGCGCTTCTTCGGTCGACTTCACCGTCCAGACCAGCGTCAATGTCAGCCAAGACACGACGGTTAAGATCACCTGTACGATTGAAGGTGACTCGAAATTCGCCAGTCTCTTGGTACGACCGCTCTTCCAGGCTCTCACACTCAGCAACGACACAGTTGTTGGTGGAAACCCGGTTGGCGCTCGTGTTACGCTGAATTTCCCGGCAGGCCCCAGCGGCGTCACCATCGGTCTGACAAGCTCGATCCCGAGCCTTGCTCAAGTTCCGGCATCCGTGACCGTTCCTGCTGGCGAACTCACCGCTATCTTCGACGTGAACACCGTTGGCGTTAGCGCACCGCAGTCGGTCGACATCACTGCCGGATTCGGTGGAGTGCTACGAACGAAAACCTTGACGGTTATCCCGGCTCGACTCTTCGCTCTGTCCTTCGCTCCGAACGTCCTGACTGGTGGTCTCACCACGACCGGTATCGTTCAGCTCGACGGTAACGCGCCTAACGGCGGTGTTGTCGTTGCCCTATCCAGCAGCGATCCCGCTGTGCAGGTTCCTGCAACAGTGACGATCACGGGACAAACGCAAAGTGCAAGCTTCTCCGCTCCGACGCAAATCGTTGCGATCAATACGTCGGTAACCGTGACAGCGACACTTGGCGCAGACAACCGATCGGCGGTTGTGGACGTGCTTTATGCATCGCTCACATCGCTTGGATTGGCCCCAGACAGCCTTGTCGGTGGCAATAACTCTACGGGTACGGTTGGACTCGACCGTCCGGCAACGGGCGCAGGCGTCCCAATCGCACTCTCGTCGAACAATCCGGCAGTGGCAGCGGTACCGGCAACGGTAACGATCCCGGCTGGTGCGGCATTCGTTAACTTCACCGTGACAACAGCACGTGTGTCGGCAATCACGAACGTGACGATCACAGCAACGCGCGGCTCCGTTGTGCTTAACGCAGTCCTTCAGGTCCGGCCGATGACATTCACAATGTCCATCGCACCGGCAAGTATGCCTGGTGGAAACAGCGCTACAGGAACGGTAACGCTTATCGAAGCGGCGCCTCCTGGCGGCATTGTCGTGGCTCTAAGCTCGAATAATGCTGCAGCCACAGTGCCAGCATCAATCACCATCCCGGTAGGGGCGACAACGGGAACGTTCACCGTTTCCAGCGTCCCCGTCGCTGTGAATACGCTCGTGACGATCACGGGTGATTACTTCGTCGGTGCGGTGTTAACCCACACTGCAACAGCGAACGTAAACATCACAGCGCCAACGGCGACAAACCTGACCATTGCACCGAGTACGGTTGCCGGTGGACAGAGTGCAACCGGTACGCTGACCGTTAGCGGTCCGGCGCCGACGGGTGGCTTGACGGCAACACTCTCCAGTAACTCTGGAGCAGCCGTTGTCCCGGCATCTGTGACCGTGCCTCAAGGCACAACCACAGCGTCGTTCCAAATCACGACGAATGCCGTTGCTGCCACAACAGTGGCGACAATCACGGCGACCGTGAATGCAAGCAACCGACAGGCAACGTTGACGATTCTGAAGGCATCCCTCACAGGTATCTCCTTCGATCCGTCTCGTGTCCGCGGTGGCTTCCAGACCACGCAGATGACGATCACTCTCGATGCAGCTGCGCCGCCCGCTGGCGCAACGGTTAACCTGAGCCAGACAAACCCGAACGTTGCCAACATTCCGGCGACAGTTCAGGTCCTGCCAGGCCAAACCAGCCGTACCGTAACGATCACGACGAAGCGCGTTTCCAGAACGCTGACGACCCTCGTAACCGCGAACTACGGTGGCGATGAAGTCTCGGCAGCGCTAACGGCAACTCGCTAA
- a CDS encoding DUF899 family protein has product MVKQPSERINELTAKIESMKKELAQLKREELGDIVPDYELDALDGSKVRLSELFGDKRDLIMVHNMGKRCTYCTMWADGFIGLAPHILDRTAFVLVSADDPETAREFSASRGWNYPVVSGKDSSFTRELGFYNETDGYWPGASTFYKNDDGTITRVSMTYFGPGDDFNPGWHFFDLLKDGDNDWQPKYVYPERAVAR; this is encoded by the coding sequence ATGGTCAAACAACCTTCCGAACGCATTAATGAACTCACTGCAAAGATCGAGTCGATGAAGAAAGAGCTCGCTCAGCTGAAGCGTGAAGAGCTCGGCGACATTGTCCCGGATTACGAACTGGATGCTCTTGACGGAAGCAAAGTCCGGCTCTCTGAACTTTTTGGCGATAAGAGAGACCTCATCATGGTCCACAACATGGGCAAGCGATGCACCTACTGCACGATGTGGGCAGATGGGTTTATCGGCCTTGCGCCGCATATTCTTGACCGGACGGCTTTCGTCCTGGTTTCTGCGGACGACCCAGAGACAGCAAGAGAGTTTTCGGCGTCGCGGGGCTGGAACTATCCGGTAGTGTCTGGCAAGGACTCGTCCTTTACGAGGGAGCTCGGCTTCTACAATGAGACCGACGGCTATTGGCCGGGCGCGTCAACGTTCTACAAGAACGACGACGGCACGATTACCCGTGTGTCCATGACTTATTTCGGCCCTGGGGACGACTTTAACCCTGGTTGGCACTTCTTTGACCTGCTCAAAGATGGCGACAACGACTGGCAGCCAAAGTACGTTTATCCCGAGCGAGCAGTGGCGCGGTAG
- a CDS encoding thioredoxin family protein — protein sequence MRNVLIASALAAIFVAGCGVSGEETIVQGNTTDDKPTTETMASAKPEVKGWITSFDEAKKLSKETGKPILADFTGSDWCGWCIQLKDEVFEKEEFKKWAAENVILLEVDFPTPDGDVDKAMSAELKKQNADLADKYKIEGYPTILFIDAEGNKIGEYGYDQGGPAKWTAEAEKRMGAKS from the coding sequence ATGAGAAATGTTCTGATTGCGAGCGCCCTTGCGGCGATTTTTGTAGCGGGATGCGGCGTTTCCGGCGAGGAAACTATCGTGCAAGGAAACACAACCGACGACAAGCCTACAACTGAGACGATGGCGAGCGCGAAGCCAGAAGTGAAGGGTTGGATCACCAGCTTCGACGAGGCCAAGAAGCTCTCTAAGGAGACAGGCAAGCCGATTCTTGCCGACTTTACGGGCAGCGATTGGTGCGGTTGGTGTATCCAGCTCAAGGATGAGGTCTTCGAGAAGGAAGAGTTCAAGAAGTGGGCTGCAGAAAATGTGATTCTTCTCGAAGTTGACTTCCCCACTCCGGATGGTGATGTCGATAAGGCAATGTCTGCCGAACTTAAGAAGCAGAATGCCGACCTTGCCGACAAGTACAAGATTGAGGGGTATCCGACGATCCTATTCATCGATGCAGAAGGCAACAAGATAGGCGAGTATGGATACGATCAAGGCGGTCCAGCAAAGTGGACGGCTGAGGCCGAAAAGAGAATGGGCGCAAAAAGCTAA
- the dnaK gene encoding molecular chaperone DnaK produces MGKTVGIDLGTTNSVVAVMEGGEPIVISSAEGARTVPSVVAFNKTSGERMVGVTAKRQAVTNPENTVFSIKRFMGHKLSEVKEEAGRVPYQMKADKKGNSVAHIPAMDKDFTPEEISAMILQKLKADAEAYLGETVDQAVITVPAYFNDAQRTATKNAGEIAGLNVLRIINEPTAASLAYGLDKKENETILVFDLGGGTFDVSILDVGEGVFEVKSTAGDSHLGGDDFDQKIVDWLASEFKKDQGVDLTKDRNALQRLREAAEKAKIELSSQVTANINLPYITAIDNEPRHLDVNLSRAKFEEMCADLLTRIQKPFEQAIADAKIKVGNIQEVILVGGSSRMPMVQDLVKKLTKKEPNRSVNPDEVVAVGAAIQAGVLGGEVKGIVLLDVTPLSLGVETKGNIFDKLIDRNTTIPTRKSRTYTTAVDNQPEVEIHVLQGERPLARDNKSLGKFHLTGIPAAPAGIPQVEVTFDIDANGILNVSAQDKGTGTRQSITITGSGNLNRDEIDRMVTEAEANAEADQQARDRAELRNKADHMIYTTEKTLRDSGDKVEEADRQKIEDKITELRTAINSDDDAAIEAAFEALQTETHQLAEKLYRDAGTEGGEAEGEEDQEPETAGVGANKSGEDVIDAEFKEEK; encoded by the coding sequence ATGGGCAAAACAGTAGGAATTGACTTAGGAACAACAAACTCGGTCGTGGCCGTGATGGAAGGCGGAGAGCCGATCGTAATCAGCAGCGCCGAAGGCGCGCGCACCGTACCCAGCGTCGTCGCATTTAATAAGACGAGCGGGGAGCGGATGGTCGGCGTAACGGCTAAGCGGCAAGCTGTCACCAACCCTGAGAACACCGTTTTTAGCATCAAACGCTTCATGGGCCACAAGCTCAGCGAGGTCAAAGAAGAAGCGGGACGAGTTCCATATCAGATGAAAGCCGACAAGAAGGGCAACTCCGTCGCCCACATTCCGGCAATGGATAAGGACTTCACGCCCGAAGAGATCAGCGCGATGATCCTGCAAAAGCTGAAGGCCGACGCTGAGGCATATCTGGGTGAGACTGTCGACCAGGCCGTTATCACCGTCCCGGCGTACTTCAACGATGCTCAGCGAACTGCGACCAAGAACGCGGGCGAGATCGCAGGCCTGAACGTGCTTCGCATTATCAACGAGCCCACGGCTGCATCGCTGGCCTACGGCCTCGACAAGAAAGAGAACGAGACGATTCTCGTCTTCGACCTTGGCGGCGGAACCTTCGACGTGTCGATCCTCGATGTCGGCGAGGGCGTCTTCGAGGTCAAATCCACAGCCGGCGACAGCCACCTCGGGGGTGACGACTTCGACCAGAAGATCGTCGATTGGCTCGCTTCCGAATTCAAAAAGGACCAAGGCGTCGATCTCACCAAGGATCGAAACGCCCTGCAACGACTGCGCGAAGCCGCCGAAAAGGCCAAGATTGAACTTAGCTCCCAGGTGACAGCAAACATCAACTTGCCCTACATCACCGCCATCGACAATGAACCCCGCCACCTCGATGTCAATCTCAGTCGCGCAAAGTTCGAAGAGATGTGCGCCGACCTTCTCACACGCATTCAAAAGCCGTTTGAGCAGGCTATCGCCGACGCGAAGATCAAAGTTGGCAATATCCAAGAAGTGATCCTCGTAGGTGGTTCGAGCCGAATGCCTATGGTGCAAGACCTCGTCAAGAAGCTCACGAAGAAGGAGCCCAATCGCTCGGTAAACCCCGATGAAGTGGTTGCCGTTGGCGCGGCAATCCAGGCAGGCGTCCTCGGTGGGGAAGTCAAAGGCATCGTTCTCTTGGACGTGACCCCGCTCTCTCTGGGAGTCGAAACCAAGGGCAACATCTTCGACAAGCTGATCGACCGCAATACGACAATTCCAACGCGAAAGAGCCGGACGTATACAACCGCTGTAGACAACCAGCCCGAGGTTGAAATCCACGTCCTGCAGGGAGAGCGTCCACTTGCTCGCGACAATAAGTCGCTGGGTAAGTTCCACCTCACCGGTATCCCCGCCGCTCCCGCTGGTATTCCGCAGGTTGAAGTCACTTTCGACATCGACGCGAACGGAATCTTGAACGTCAGCGCTCAGGATAAAGGCACCGGCACACGTCAGTCGATTACCATCACCGGTTCGGGCAACCTGAACCGTGATGAGATCGACAGAATGGTGACCGAAGCGGAGGCAAATGCCGAAGCCGACCAGCAGGCACGCGACCGCGCCGAATTGCGCAACAAGGCAGATCACATGATCTACACGACCGAGAAGACGCTTCGAGACTCGGGCGATAAGGTCGAAGAAGCTGATCGGCAGAAGATCGAGGACAAGATCACCGAGCTCCGCACGGCGATCAACTCGGATGACGATGCCGCCATCGAAGCCGCGTTCGAGGCGCTCCAAACGGAGACGCATCAACTCGCCGAAAAACTCTACCGAGACGCAGGCACAGAGGGTGGAGAGGCTGAAGGTGAGGAAGATCAGGAGCCAGAAACCGCTGGCGTTGGTGCAAACAAGAGCGGCGAAGACGTGATCGACGCCGAGTTCAAAGAAGAAAAGTAA
- a CDS encoding ATP-dependent Clp protease adaptor ClpS, whose translation MAGVFLEPEIVESSVGTGRWMVVIYNNESNSMDEVIAILMKATGCSTDEAYIEMWEAHTYGKAPVHFAMRTECEIVASMIATIGVKTQVRREWEE comes from the coding sequence ATGGCAGGCGTTTTCCTTGAACCTGAGATAGTCGAATCGTCGGTTGGAACCGGGCGGTGGATGGTTGTTATCTACAACAACGAATCCAACAGCATGGACGAGGTGATTGCGATCCTGATGAAGGCGACTGGTTGCAGCACCGACGAGGCCTATATTGAGATGTGGGAAGCCCACACTTATGGCAAAGCGCCCGTCCATTTTGCCATGCGGACGGAGTGTGAGATCGTTGCTTCCATGATCGCCACGATCGGGGTTAAAACCCAGGTCCGGCGGGAATGGGAAGAGTAG
- a CDS encoding ATP-dependent Clp protease adaptor ClpS, which translates to MKMNQAPEPFWRPLESSPVLPVRRPEPDLQWIHNFQPISPPDSTIPSPKSSSPGVIERPEVEESGPSTGGAWIVVVYDNSVNTYEEVIHILMLATHCTFDEAAIETWEIDHLGKSVVHHGKEDECNNVASVIARIGIKVEVKEE; encoded by the coding sequence ATGAAGATGAACCAAGCGCCTGAACCGTTTTGGAGGCCGCTTGAGTCAAGCCCTGTTCTCCCTGTTCGGCGACCTGAACCCGACTTGCAATGGATACATAACTTCCAACCGATTTCTCCCCCAGATTCGACTATCCCAAGCCCGAAATCCTCTTCCCCCGGCGTTATCGAACGCCCAGAGGTCGAAGAATCCGGACCAAGCACCGGTGGAGCGTGGATCGTCGTTGTCTACGACAACTCGGTCAACACCTACGAAGAGGTGATCCACATCCTGATGCTGGCGACGCATTGCACCTTCGATGAGGCAGCCATTGAGACGTGGGAGATTGATCACCTTGGAAAGTCGGTGGTCCACCACGGGAAAGAGGACGAATGCAACAACGTGGCGAGCGTGATCGCACGGATTGGGATCAAGGTTGAGGTCAAGGAAGAGTAA
- a CDS encoding four helix bundle protein, translated as MVRTTARLVGPFYRRYDRQAQIVEEELDESIYWMEIVQETGIDRSARLEELKAEAHELLAIFVASIKTLRAKSTKGRESG; from the coding sequence ATGGTGCGAACTACCGCGCGGCTTGTCGGCCCGTTCTACAGAAGATATGATCGCCAAGCTCAAATTGTTGAGGAGGAACTCGACGAGTCGATTTATTGGATGGAAATCGTTCAAGAGACTGGAATTGACCGTTCTGCAAGGCTCGAAGAACTTAAAGCAGAGGCCCATGAGCTCCTGGCTATCTTCGTGGCTTCTATCAAGACTTTGCGAGCCAAGAGCACGAAAGGCCGTGAGTCTGGATAG
- a CDS encoding GNAT family N-acetyltransferase: protein MQLRFDWVTDGASEEFAAFAELYEASFPDDEREPTHKFAEWIKPDVGEGQRDPNYLLAAFDGDEFLGFLFYSFYRQPCFAFFVYIAVNLNARGKGVASALFQEGERHCQQLAKQLGSEFLAVVGEVERIEDALDESDRERRVLRLKLFDKLGLSILSSGYTQPALTDDSEPVPLNLMWKPASLKANRREIALAFYRLVFELDEDHEYVQQTLKELRA, encoded by the coding sequence ATGCAGCTTCGCTTCGATTGGGTTACCGACGGAGCCAGTGAAGAGTTCGCCGCTTTTGCCGAGCTCTATGAAGCGTCATTCCCCGACGATGAGCGTGAGCCGACTCATAAATTCGCGGAATGGATCAAGCCCGATGTTGGCGAAGGGCAACGTGACCCGAACTACCTGCTTGCCGCTTTTGATGGCGATGAGTTTCTGGGCTTTCTTTTCTATTCGTTTTACCGGCAGCCCTGCTTTGCGTTCTTTGTGTATATCGCGGTCAATCTCAATGCTCGGGGAAAAGGGGTAGCGTCGGCGTTGTTTCAGGAGGGCGAGCGGCACTGTCAGCAGCTTGCCAAACAGCTTGGTTCGGAGTTTTTGGCGGTAGTTGGGGAGGTTGAGCGGATCGAGGATGCGCTTGATGAAAGCGACCGAGAGCGTCGCGTCCTTCGACTCAAGCTCTTCGATAAGTTGGGGCTAAGCATTCTTAGCTCGGGATATACGCAGCCTGCACTTACCGACGACAGCGAACCTGTTCCCCTCAACCTTATGTGGAAGCCAGCTTCCCTAAAGGCGAACAGGCGCGAGATTGCCTTGGCATTTTATAGGCTTGTCTTTGAGCTTGACGAAGATCACGAATACGTGCAGCAGACCTTGAAGGAGCTACGAGCGTGA
- a CDS encoding GNAT family N-acetyltransferase, giving the protein MEIRLRPLTVSDADPMSEMSARAFDSQNVAKLVKEHIELSLTEPRPSFGSDKPALVRVEYFAIEDPADGIALGMIGLYSMEWTNREIAYLGWFFVDPNTHGKGIGRSAVEAISAMARGLGKTSIRVEVDAADPDAIGFYEKCGFVRETVVKSYFYEDVDMQLMRLIL; this is encoded by the coding sequence ATGGAGATTCGACTGAGGCCACTGACAGTATCGGACGCGGACCCGATGTCGGAGATGTCGGCGCGAGCTTTCGACTCGCAGAACGTTGCCAAGCTGGTCAAGGAGCATATCGAACTTTCACTCACCGAACCACGCCCGAGTTTTGGAAGCGATAAACCCGCCCTCGTCCGTGTGGAGTACTTCGCGATTGAGGATCCGGCAGATGGCATAGCTCTGGGCATGATCGGTCTGTATTCGATGGAATGGACCAACCGAGAGATTGCCTATTTGGGTTGGTTCTTTGTCGACCCGAATACGCACGGCAAAGGGATTGGACGGTCGGCAGTGGAAGCCATCAGCGCGATGGCGAGGGGGTTGGGCAAAACGAGCATTCGTGTCGAAGTGGACGCGGCGGACCCGGATGCTATCGGGTTCTATGAAAAGTGTGGGTTCGTTCGGGAGACGGTGGTGAAGAGCTATTTCTACGAGGACGTGGATATGCAGCTAATGAGGCTGATTCTCTAG